A window of Malania oleifera isolate guangnan ecotype guangnan chromosome 5, ASM2987363v1, whole genome shotgun sequence contains these coding sequences:
- the LOC131156739 gene encoding FRIGIDA-like protein 3 — MEDTQSVAVLIDSTNSKIQQLQKAFAELESHRAITLNLKWKELEEHFHGLERSLKRRFIELEDQEKEFENKTMEAQVLLEKREAAVVEKEQASLERLQEKRDAAVFAIANSLEKHRKLSSVESAVVTSEALGELPVVEEKTADAMAAESNLDNRRDSFENGNVEVKSYPQLVKLCAEMDSEGLHKFISDNRKNLASMREEIPLAFKAAADPAFLVLDSLDDFYRIEVPNLDGKKDSSLLGLRRTCIMLMECLGSLLTNPEISPHDLISEDAKERARAIAEEWKPKLDDLDMDASNGNSLEAHAFLQLVATFGIASDFDQEEISKLIPTVSRRRQTADLCRSLGLTKKMPGVIEVLISSGRQIDAVNLAFAFELMEQFSPVPLLKSYLKEAKKASSPVKPGNTSPTAQNEVSERELTAHKAVIKCIEEHKLEEQFPLDALQKRVVQLEKAKADKKRATEATKPQPKRPRANGVVGYGPRVTNIAADKIFYSRAADRYPQYMYDRPYVYPGPADNHGPSLLGSATYGLSPGHGNYLGNGYQYQAPYLH; from the exons ATGGAGGATACCCAATCAGTTGCTGTGCTTATTGATTCAACGAACTCTAAAATACAGCAGCTTCAGAAAGCATTTGCTGAACTTGAAAGTCACCGAGCCATTACCCTCAATCTGAAATGGAAAGAACTCGAGGAACATTTTCATGGGCTTGAGAGGTCCTTGAAGAGGCGTTTTATTGAGTTGGAGGACCAGGAAAAGGAGTTTGAAAACAAGACAATGGAAGCCCAAGTATTGCTGGAGAAGCGGGAAGCAGCTGTTGTAGAGAAGGAACAAGCTTCGTTGGAGAGGCTTCAAGAGAAGAGAGATGCTGCTGTCTTTGCCATTGCTAATTCTCTTGAGAAGCACAGGAAGTTGTCATCTGTGGAGTCTGCTGTTGTTACCAGTGAGGCCCTTGGTGAGTTACCTGTTGTGGAAGAAAAAACAGCTGATGCCATGGCTGCAGAGAGTAACTTAGATAACAGGAGGGACTCTTTTGAAAACGGAAATGTGGAGGTGAAGTCTTATCCTCAGCTTGTTAAACTATGTGCAGAGATGGACTCTGAAGGGCTACACAAATTTATATCAGATAACCGTAAGAACCTTGCTTCCATGAGGGAGGAAATCCCACTTGCATTTAAGGCGGCTGCTGATCCTGCTTTCTTGGTTTTGGACTCTCTGGATGATTTTTATCGTATTGAAGTGCCTAATTTGGATGGAAAGAAGGATTCCAGTTTGTTGGGTCTCCGTCGAACCTGTATCATGTTGATGGAGTGCCTTGGCAGTCTACTGACGAACCCAGAGATATCTCCTCATGATTTAATCTCAGAAGATGCTAAGGAGCGAGCGAGGGCTATTGCTGAGGAATGGAAACCAAAGTTGGATGATCTTGACATGGATGCCAGCAACGGGAACTCCTTGGAGGCTCATGCATTTTTGCAACTTGTAGCCACGTTCGGCATTGCTTCTGATTTTGATCAAGAAGAAATATCCAAGCTGATACCGACGGTGTCTCGTCGCCGACAGACAGCTGATCTTTGTCGCTCTCTGGGGTTGACTAAGAAAATGCCAG GTGTAATTGAAGTGCTAATAAGTAGCGGAAGGCAAATTGATGCTGTTAACCTTGCTTTTGCGTTTGAGTTGATGGAGCAGTTCTCACCTGTACCTTTGCTGAAATCCTACTTGAAGGAGGCAAAGAAAGCTTCTTCACCGGTGAAACCTGGAAACACTTCTCCAACTGCGCAG AATGAGGTGAGTGAACGGGAGCTGACAGCACACAAGGCCGTGATAAAATGCATTGAAGAGCACAAGCTGGAGGAGCAGTTTCCCTTGGACGCACTCCAAAAACGTGTTGTCCAGCTGGAGAAGGCCAAGGCGGACAAAAAAAGGGCGACTGAAGCCACGAAGCCTCAGCCCAAGAGACCCCGTGCCAATGGTGTTGTAGGATATGGGCCCCGTGTCACTAACATCGCCGCTGACAAGATCTTCTACTCGAGAGCTGCTGATAGGTACCCACAGTACATGTATGACAGGCCATATGTTTATCCTGGACCAGCCGACAACCATGGCCCATCTCTTCTTGGCTCTGCTACTTACGGCCTATCCCCTGGTCACGGCAACTACTTAGGAAACGGGTACCAGTACCAGGCCCCATACCTTCACTAG